A single region of the Bdellovibrio sp. GT3 genome encodes:
- a CDS encoding alpha/beta hydrolase family protein, giving the protein MVFLRTAIIALSFVVLGTEALAQVSIINEEQNDSDFLLELTKALDPNSVSVMGVFDKVPKAENNKDIAPGCDPKFFEDKLLSAQRSPHEYAKLVKQYIQTCQSELAHKSPKGLLSLAKMALDDYKFLKHPQVKTIKIPLSNGVIVPAIVGLKQDPRPRPLVIMKCGVFCGADQNAFMKTFMIQLFDLTPYNVVLLANQTGLDYLKINGHFSLGGWSEGYESLLAGKWLREQWEHKDRISSMHLMGMSLGGNAAVYGAAFNDIYPTFNGHKVFNSATAICPVVSLKPTLENLYNDNLVGPVFNMMSRAQLRAARKHLTDIPDMVAEERLPGRKHMPSYLGEMAVTSMQRRGVASTSQTEFFFNNNFWNIPHKLQTPLMVFGSKDDNVVSNKLNTQVFEFDEHYEKAANVGVINVSYGNHCAFSAAYGYQLAAMVLRSFVMIHSPEFSDFYKRSEMAWKFGFNKIPNVYQHIGQSWKFEANSDQVAVTFKMFNSVANKSCYYKNPFSDSSSGCVTSRKIMVPVSGLKALGARMPVNDVEAQALTRQFNSKVEFVSGGKPLNGTSKSSFNLSWRPLFE; this is encoded by the coding sequence GGCACTGAAGCCCTGGCGCAAGTCTCGATAATCAACGAGGAACAGAATGATTCTGATTTCTTGTTGGAACTGACAAAGGCCCTGGATCCGAATTCGGTTTCGGTCATGGGTGTTTTTGATAAGGTTCCGAAAGCAGAGAACAACAAGGACATTGCGCCTGGTTGTGATCCCAAGTTTTTTGAGGACAAGCTGCTGTCAGCACAACGCAGTCCTCATGAATACGCAAAGTTAGTTAAACAATATATTCAAACCTGTCAGAGTGAGTTGGCTCATAAATCCCCAAAGGGATTGTTGAGTCTGGCCAAAATGGCATTGGATGACTACAAGTTTCTAAAGCATCCACAGGTCAAAACGATCAAAATTCCATTATCGAATGGAGTCATTGTTCCTGCGATCGTGGGACTTAAGCAGGACCCTCGTCCGCGTCCTTTGGTGATAATGAAATGCGGAGTTTTCTGTGGGGCGGATCAAAACGCGTTCATGAAAACCTTCATGATCCAGCTGTTTGATCTCACTCCTTATAATGTGGTGTTGTTGGCGAACCAAACTGGTTTGGACTATTTGAAAATCAATGGGCACTTTTCCCTGGGTGGGTGGAGTGAAGGCTATGAGTCTCTTCTTGCCGGCAAGTGGTTGCGTGAGCAATGGGAGCACAAAGACCGTATCTCCAGCATGCACTTGATGGGGATGAGTCTTGGTGGAAATGCCGCGGTTTATGGGGCTGCATTCAACGATATTTACCCAACATTCAATGGTCATAAGGTATTTAACTCAGCGACAGCGATTTGTCCTGTAGTGTCTTTAAAGCCGACCCTTGAAAATCTATATAATGATAATTTGGTCGGACCGGTATTTAACATGATGTCTCGTGCCCAACTTCGTGCGGCAAGAAAGCATCTGACCGACATCCCGGATATGGTGGCGGAAGAGCGCTTGCCAGGCAGAAAGCACATGCCTTCCTATCTGGGGGAAATGGCAGTCACTTCCATGCAAAGACGTGGCGTCGCGAGCACGTCGCAAACGGAATTCTTTTTCAACAATAACTTTTGGAACATTCCGCATAAGTTGCAAACTCCGCTAATGGTTTTCGGTTCCAAGGATGACAACGTCGTTAGCAATAAATTGAACACCCAGGTGTTTGAATTTGACGAGCATTATGAAAAGGCTGCCAATGTCGGTGTCATTAATGTGAGTTATGGCAATCACTGTGCCTTCTCGGCGGCATATGGTTATCAGTTGGCGGCGATGGTCTTAAGAAGCTTTGTCATGATTCACAGCCCGGAGTTTTCGGATTTCTATAAAAGATCTGAGATGGCCTGGAAGTTTGGATTCAATAAGATTCCCAATGTCTATCAGCATATTGGGCAATCTTGGAAGTTTGAAGCAAACTCCGATCAGGTAGCAGTGACCTTTAAGATGTTCAATTCAGTGGCAAATAAAAGCTGCTATTACAAGAATCCATTCAGTGACTCATCCTCGGGATGTGTGACCTCTCGTAAAATAATGGTTCCAGTTTCAGGTCTGAAAGCATTAGGTGCCCGCATGCCAGTGAACGACGTGGAAGCTCAGGCCTTGACCAGACAGTTTAATTCGAAGGTTGAGTTTGTGAGTGGCGGTAAGCCCTTGAATGGCACGAGTAAATCCAGTTTCAATCTAAGCTGGCGTCCTTTGTTTGAATAA
- a CDS encoding OmpA family protein, with protein sequence MKKLIIAALICTGSWVQAQETDQSATSSTLQFGREATSAPPRGLLPFIGLGGGYTGYDAAEIQDVEGTPATIKLLGSWYLESPWVFDLGYGVNNQQFIHDTARDTASTDGALEIAARYRTEGRWQWGVVGNQFFNQGVNYASSQGDAQFVGLQGLKEFDMSESWLGRIGLRAMSETSNQGDVVMMYLVDLQMGWNPNAYRTSVRSTAADTMVEDEFVAVETARPVASAEPSQILNDVALSSLIAGNSSINFNSSQVALTNTDQRRVERLAKVLDENSELFERVEVRGYTDSTGSSAINERISQRRADTVASALERYGLDSSKVAAVGRGSEGSVGGSNREERRAELHFIGVKDEDALRRALSSVE encoded by the coding sequence ATGAAAAAACTCATCATCGCAGCACTAATCTGCACAGGATCTTGGGTGCAAGCCCAAGAAACGGATCAGTCAGCTACTTCAAGCACACTGCAATTCGGACGTGAAGCCACATCCGCCCCACCAAGAGGTTTATTACCTTTTATTGGATTGGGTGGTGGTTACACGGGTTACGATGCAGCTGAGATTCAAGATGTGGAAGGAACACCAGCTACCATCAAATTGCTTGGTTCCTGGTACCTTGAAAGTCCATGGGTCTTTGACCTGGGTTACGGTGTGAACAATCAACAGTTCATACATGATACTGCTCGAGATACTGCTAGTACCGATGGTGCTCTGGAAATCGCAGCCCGCTACCGCACCGAGGGTCGCTGGCAGTGGGGTGTGGTCGGAAATCAATTCTTTAACCAAGGTGTGAACTATGCATCCTCTCAAGGTGATGCCCAGTTCGTAGGCCTGCAAGGTTTGAAAGAATTTGATATGTCAGAGTCATGGCTGGGCCGTATCGGTCTTCGCGCCATGAGCGAAACATCAAATCAAGGTGACGTTGTTATGATGTACCTGGTGGACTTGCAAATGGGTTGGAATCCAAACGCCTACAGAACGTCCGTCAGATCCACAGCTGCAGACACTATGGTTGAAGATGAGTTCGTAGCAGTCGAAACGGCACGTCCGGTTGCTTCTGCGGAACCTTCTCAAATCTTGAATGACGTGGCTCTGTCCAGCCTTATCGCTGGCAACTCATCAATCAACTTCAACTCTTCGCAAGTTGCTCTGACAAATACGGATCAACGTAGAGTGGAAAGACTGGCGAAAGTTCTTGATGAAAACTCTGAGTTGTTCGAACGTGTGGAAGTTCGTGGATACACTGACTCCACTGGATCTTCAGCCATCAATGAACGTATCTCCCAACGTCGCGCCGACACAGTGGCAAGCGCATTGGAAAGATATGGTCTTGATTCCTCCAAAGTCGCAGCAGTCGGCAGAGGCTCTGAAGGCTCCGTTGGCGGCAGCAACAGAGAAGAACGTCGCGCAGAATTGCACTTCATCGGCGTAAAAGATGAAGACGCACTTCGCAGAGCTCTTTCCTCAGTAGAATAA
- a CDS encoding YceI family protein, with the protein MMKSMIAALVLLVGSSAFAADVYKVDTKASTVAWKATKKAGSAHNGGINVKDGSVTVDKKGVVTGGQFNIDMATISNEDLKSSPDYQKKLVDHLSNADFFDVTKFPVSTFKIVSITPKAKDEVTVKGELTMIGKTNPIEFPAKITTDKGVMTGEATVKVDRTKWGLKYGSGNFFKELTADKIINDEFEMTLKLVAKK; encoded by the coding sequence ATGATGAAATCTATGATCGCAGCTCTTGTTCTATTGGTTGGCTCTTCTGCATTCGCAGCAGACGTTTACAAAGTTGATACTAAAGCGAGCACAGTGGCCTGGAAGGCGACTAAAAAAGCCGGCTCAGCACACAACGGTGGCATTAATGTAAAAGACGGTTCTGTTACCGTGGATAAAAAAGGTGTTGTCACTGGCGGTCAATTCAACATCGACATGGCAACAATCTCCAATGAAGATTTGAAAAGCAGCCCTGACTACCAAAAGAAATTGGTTGATCACCTTTCCAATGCAGACTTCTTTGACGTAACAAAATTCCCAGTTTCAACTTTCAAAATCGTTAGCATCACTCCAAAAGCAAAAGATGAAGTGACTGTTAAAGGTGAACTGACAATGATTGGCAAAACAAACCCAATCGAGTTCCCAGCAAAAATCACTACCGACAAAGGCGTAATGACTGGCGAAGCAACAGTAAAAGTTGACCGTACAAAATGGGGCTTGAAATATGGTTCCGGTAACTTCTTCAAAGAACTTACTGCAGACAAAATCATCAACGATGAATTCGAGATGACTTTGAAACTAGTAGCTAAAAAATAG
- a CDS encoding S9 family peptidase, translated as MKSIPAPKASKHPQKFKNHNDIRIDDYFWLKDREHPETMPYLHAENKHFDSHMKPLTTLKNKLFKEMKSRIKENDSTVPAPEGNYLYYSKYKKGLQYAIHARKPRKGGREEVYFDGNVIAKGKKYFMLNSLEIAPNENLLAYAVDFDGSERYTIHFKDLKSGKTLSDAITNTHGECVWANDNKTLFYVELDANLRPFRVRRHILGEDAKKDVIVYEEKNSEFFVHVYSTNTNDFIYIHTGGKVTNEVWFLRSSDAHGKFQCVEPRKEKMRYEVMDRDGEFWIHTDYKAENYQIMKTSADKPGRKNWKTVIAVSDKIYKSAAALFSDFLVLEERQNGLPQIRIYNIEKKKDHLISFDDAAYEVSVGGGNREFKTDVVRLSYSSPITPDSVIEYNMITRRSKTLKTREVKGHKKSNYVCKRVFVKSHDGAKVPLTLVYKKGFKQNGKAPGYLYGYGSYGAIIPDAFPARRDVFRLIDRGFVYALAHPRGGSEMGRSWYENGKFLKKKNTFLDFNACGDYLIKNKWVAKDKLAACGGSAGGMLMGACMNMRPELYTAIAAHVPFVDVINTMLDKDLPLTQIEYKEWGNPADKKYYNYMKSYSPYDNVSKQSYPHLFVTCGLNDPRVTYWEPAKWVAKLRELKTNDNALVFKTNMGAGHFGVSGRFDHLWEQAEEYAFILNAFGLAKAK; from the coding sequence ATGAAATCCATCCCGGCACCCAAAGCCTCGAAGCATCCCCAAAAGTTTAAAAACCATAACGACATCCGCATTGATGACTACTTTTGGTTAAAAGACCGCGAACATCCAGAAACCATGCCTTATTTGCATGCCGAGAATAAACATTTTGATTCCCATATGAAGCCTTTGACGACCTTGAAGAACAAACTCTTCAAGGAAATGAAGTCCCGGATCAAAGAAAATGATTCCACCGTACCCGCTCCTGAGGGCAACTACCTGTATTATAGCAAATACAAAAAAGGTTTGCAGTATGCGATTCATGCCAGAAAGCCACGCAAAGGCGGCCGCGAAGAAGTTTATTTTGATGGCAACGTCATTGCCAAAGGCAAAAAGTATTTCATGCTGAACAGCCTTGAAATCGCCCCCAACGAAAATCTTCTGGCTTATGCTGTGGACTTCGATGGTTCGGAAAGATACACGATTCACTTTAAAGACCTGAAAAGCGGGAAAACGCTTTCAGATGCCATCACCAACACGCATGGGGAATGCGTTTGGGCAAATGACAATAAAACCTTGTTCTATGTGGAGCTGGATGCAAATCTTCGTCCCTTCCGTGTTCGTCGTCACATCCTGGGCGAAGATGCAAAAAAAGATGTGATTGTGTATGAGGAAAAGAACTCCGAGTTCTTTGTTCACGTTTACTCAACCAACACCAACGATTTCATTTACATTCATACCGGCGGCAAGGTCACAAACGAAGTCTGGTTCCTGCGTTCCTCCGATGCTCACGGCAAGTTCCAGTGCGTGGAGCCTCGTAAGGAAAAAATGCGCTATGAAGTTATGGATCGCGACGGAGAGTTCTGGATCCACACAGACTATAAAGCTGAAAACTATCAGATCATGAAAACATCGGCGGACAAACCAGGCAGAAAGAACTGGAAAACAGTTATAGCCGTGTCTGATAAGATCTACAAATCCGCAGCGGCACTATTTTCTGACTTTCTGGTTCTTGAGGAACGTCAAAATGGTCTGCCACAGATTCGCATCTATAACATTGAAAAGAAAAAGGACCATTTGATTTCCTTCGATGATGCTGCTTATGAAGTCAGTGTCGGCGGTGGGAATCGTGAGTTTAAAACGGATGTTGTGCGCTTGAGCTATTCATCCCCCATCACGCCTGATTCAGTGATTGAATACAATATGATCACCAGAAGATCCAAGACTCTGAAGACCCGTGAAGTTAAAGGTCACAAAAAATCAAACTACGTTTGCAAAAGAGTCTTTGTAAAATCCCATGACGGCGCAAAAGTGCCTCTGACCCTGGTTTATAAAAAAGGCTTTAAACAAAATGGCAAAGCTCCGGGTTATTTGTATGGCTACGGTTCCTACGGAGCCATCATCCCCGATGCCTTCCCTGCCCGACGCGATGTCTTCCGTTTGATCGACCGCGGCTTCGTCTATGCGCTGGCCCACCCCCGTGGTGGCTCGGAAATGGGGCGATCTTGGTATGAGAACGGAAAGTTCTTAAAAAAGAAAAACACCTTCCTGGATTTCAACGCCTGCGGAGACTACCTGATTAAAAACAAATGGGTCGCCAAGGACAAGCTTGCTGCCTGCGGAGGAAGCGCCGGGGGAATGCTCATGGGGGCTTGTATGAACATGCGTCCTGAACTGTATACAGCGATCGCCGCCCACGTGCCGTTTGTTGATGTGATCAACACCATGTTGGACAAAGATCTTCCCCTGACACAGATCGAATATAAAGAGTGGGGAAATCCCGCTGACAAAAAATACTATAACTACATGAAGAGCTACTCTCCCTATGACAACGTTTCCAAGCAATCGTATCCGCACCTTTTCGTCACTTGTGGTCTGAATGATCCGCGTGTGACTTACTGGGAGCCGGCGAAGTGGGTTGCCAAACTCAGAGAACTGAAAACCAACGACAATGCCTTGGTATTCAAAACAAACATGGGAGCAGGTCACTTCGGAGTTTCAGGGAGATTCGATCATCTTTGGGAACAAGCCGAAGAATATGCATTCATCCTCAACGCCTTCGGTCTAGCTAAAGCAAAATAG
- a CDS encoding flagellin N-terminal helical domain-containing protein, with amino-acid sequence MGMRINTNLAAINAQRNLVGSQRIMNDSMAKLASGSRINKAADDAAGLAISENMKAQIRSAAQAQRNANDGISMIQTAEGGLNEISNIIIRLRELGIQAGSDTIGDKERGMLNKEVLQLREEMQRIAKTTTWGSTKLLDGSAPSFDFQVGIGNDPKLDRITFEAGQGAATLDALGLDGLSYDTKEGAQNALARLDEAQVSINGTRAYMGALQNRLTSSADNLGVMQENLSAANSRIRDTDVAAASSEMTRNNILLQAATSVLGQANTANQLALKLIG; translated from the coding sequence ATGGGAATGAGAATAAACACAAATCTTGCTGCTATTAACGCTCAACGCAATCTGGTGGGAAGCCAAAGGATCATGAATGATTCCATGGCCAAGCTCGCTTCTGGAAGCCGTATCAATAAGGCTGCCGACGATGCCGCGGGCCTTGCGATCTCCGAGAACATGAAGGCGCAGATTCGTTCTGCTGCGCAAGCACAAAGAAATGCCAACGATGGCATCTCCATGATTCAAACGGCCGAGGGCGGTTTGAATGAAATCAGTAACATCATTATCCGTCTGCGTGAGCTGGGTATCCAGGCGGGTTCAGATACAATTGGCGATAAAGAGCGGGGAATGCTTAATAAAGAGGTCCTGCAACTGCGTGAAGAAATGCAGCGTATTGCCAAAACCACGACCTGGGGATCGACCAAGCTCCTGGACGGAAGCGCACCTTCTTTTGATTTTCAGGTGGGGATTGGCAACGATCCCAAATTGGATCGCATTACGTTTGAAGCCGGGCAGGGGGCAGCAACACTGGATGCCTTGGGTCTTGATGGTCTTTCATATGATACCAAAGAGGGCGCTCAAAACGCATTGGCCCGATTGGATGAAGCGCAGGTTTCCATCAACGGCACTCGAGCTTATATGGGTGCTTTGCAAAACAGACTTACTTCGTCGGCGGATAACTTGGGTGTTATGCAGGAAAATCTATCTGCAGCGAATAGTCGTATTCGTGATACTGATGTGGCAGCAGCTTCCAGCGAAATGACCCGCAATAATATTCTATTGCAGGCGGCAACTTCGGTGCTAGGGCAAGCTAACACTGCAAATCAACTTGCCCTTAAACTTATCGGCTAG
- a CDS encoding MAPEG family protein — MSLNIQIVFPMCAMFLLTVCVLLKVLIGRYSAVRSGTTRLSFFKTFQGQEPEESVQAVRHFANLFEAPVLFYIACLLGMILPVQGLPFVVCAWMYVIARTLHAFIHLGKNDVLKRMRAYVFGWLMLIAMWLLIAIKATIILTTT, encoded by the coding sequence ATGTCATTGAACATTCAAATAGTTTTTCCCATGTGTGCGATGTTTCTGCTTACAGTGTGTGTACTCCTAAAAGTACTGATTGGGCGATACAGCGCAGTCCGCTCGGGCACCACCAGACTTAGCTTCTTTAAAACCTTCCAAGGGCAAGAACCGGAAGAGTCCGTTCAGGCTGTACGTCACTTTGCCAACCTGTTCGAGGCCCCTGTTCTGTTTTACATAGCTTGTTTGCTGGGAATGATACTACCGGTCCAAGGATTGCCCTTTGTGGTTTGCGCTTGGATGTATGTGATCGCTAGAACTTTGCACGCATTCATTCATCTTGGAAAAAACGATGTCCTGAAAAGAATGCGTGCTTATGTATTTGGTTGGTTGATGCTGATAGCGATGTGGCTTCTGATCGCAATCAAAGCCACAATCATTCTGACAACAACCTAG
- a CDS encoding 4a-hydroxytetrahydrobiopterin dehydratase — protein MIDSAELLKKKSKKVKSALSGTEIDAYIAALKGWAYEDNHIVKSYTFQDYYQTIAFVNAVAFVANSENHHPDLLVSFNRCVVMLNTHSVGGVSENDFICAAKIDAVASHNFVPVSH, from the coding sequence ATGATCGATTCTGCTGAGCTTCTAAAGAAGAAGAGTAAAAAGGTGAAGAGTGCCCTTTCTGGAACTGAAATTGACGCGTATATCGCAGCTCTTAAGGGGTGGGCGTATGAGGACAATCACATCGTTAAGTCCTACACCTTTCAAGACTACTATCAAACAATTGCGTTTGTGAATGCGGTGGCATTTGTTGCCAATTCAGAGAATCATCATCCGGATTTACTGGTTTCTTTCAATCGTTGTGTTGTCATGTTGAATACTCATTCCGTGGGCGGTGTCTCCGAGAATGACTTCATTTGTGCTGCTAAAATTGATGCAGTGGCAAGTCACAACTTCGTTCCGGTCTCACACTAG
- a CDS encoding flavin reductase family protein codes for MKKYRKHDFPVDKIRRFLEPGPIVLVSSCFKGETNIMTMGWYTVLEFSPSLVGCMITAGNHSFDLIKKSKECVINIPTVDLMDQAVGIGNCTGGKIDKFSEFKLTAVPAERVAAPMIAECYANLECKLIDSKMLNKYNFFIFKVVKAHAPKSPRYPKTFHYTGDGVFMISGSHVDKRRRFKLEML; via the coding sequence ATGAAGAAGTACCGAAAGCATGACTTTCCAGTGGATAAAATCCGTCGCTTTTTGGAGCCGGGTCCTATCGTTTTGGTCAGCTCCTGCTTTAAGGGTGAAACAAATATAATGACGATGGGATGGTATACTGTTCTGGAATTCTCGCCCTCCCTCGTTGGCTGCATGATCACGGCTGGCAATCACAGCTTTGATTTAATCAAGAAAAGCAAAGAATGCGTGATCAATATCCCCACTGTGGATCTTATGGACCAAGCCGTAGGAATCGGAAATTGTACTGGTGGAAAGATCGACAAATTTTCTGAATTCAAATTAACGGCAGTCCCTGCAGAGCGAGTTGCGGCACCCATGATTGCAGAATGCTATGCGAATCTTGAGTGCAAGTTGATAGATTCAAAAATGCTAAACAAGTATAATTTCTTTATCTTCAAAGTGGTCAAAGCACATGCTCCTAAATCACCTCGATATCCCAAGACGTTCCACTATACCGGAGATGGGGTGTTTATGATTTCCGGCTCCCATGTCGACAAACGCCGAAGGTTCAAGCTGGAAATGCTATAG
- a CDS encoding DUF72 domain-containing protein codes for MIKIGISGWVYEPWRGVFYPADLPARKELYYASRKVSSIEINGSFYANQKPSTYLRWHSETPEDFCFSVKASRFITHVLRLKNCERALINFFGSGILNLNEKLGAILWQLPPTLRFAPDEFESFLRLLPKTRAQATALADKSERYGKHYSDLIRTDTTGLHHAFEVRHHSFENPEFISLLRQYNCGLVFADTAGKWPYMEDVTADFIYLRLHGDETFYKNGYGEDSLKWWSSRIQLWHLGKEPQDALKLTDVNPPRRPRDIFIYFDNDLKVKAPFDAAKLQNIISGTGSSESHIQL; via the coding sequence ATGATAAAGATAGGAATATCCGGTTGGGTTTATGAGCCTTGGCGAGGCGTGTTCTATCCAGCAGACTTGCCGGCCAGGAAGGAACTTTACTATGCCAGTCGCAAAGTATCCTCCATTGAAATAAATGGATCATTCTATGCCAATCAAAAGCCCAGCACGTATCTGCGCTGGCACTCGGAAACTCCCGAAGACTTCTGCTTTTCCGTCAAAGCATCCCGTTTTATCACGCATGTGTTGCGTTTAAAGAACTGTGAACGCGCACTGATCAACTTCTTCGGCTCTGGAATTTTAAACTTAAATGAAAAGCTTGGAGCCATTCTTTGGCAGCTGCCGCCAACTCTTAGATTTGCACCCGATGAATTTGAATCATTCCTAAGGCTGCTTCCGAAGACTCGCGCTCAGGCAACTGCACTCGCCGACAAATCAGAAAGGTATGGCAAACACTATTCGGACCTGATTCGCACCGACACTACAGGATTGCACCACGCGTTTGAAGTTCGCCATCACAGCTTCGAAAATCCGGAGTTCATCTCCCTGTTAAGGCAGTATAATTGCGGACTGGTATTTGCTGACACAGCCGGAAAATGGCCCTACATGGAAGACGTGACAGCTGACTTTATCTATCTTCGCCTGCATGGTGACGAGACCTTTTATAAAAATGGTTATGGCGAAGATTCCCTTAAGTGGTGGTCCTCAAGAATTCAGCTCTGGCACCTTGGTAAAGAACCCCAAGATGCCCTTAAGTTGACAGACGTGAACCCGCCCCGCAGGCCCCGCGATATTTTCATTTACTTTGATAACGACCTTAAGGTCAAAGCACCCTTTGATGCTGCAAAACTGCAAAATATAATTTCCGGTACTGGTTCATCAGAGAGTCATATTCAGCTATAG